The window AGATTGTAAGGAAAACGGCCGATGAAGACCCGGTGATAGTGCTCGAAGATCCGATGGTGCGTGACGAGTCCCGCCGCGACTTCCGCCTCAGCCCGGGCGAACGCCTCCTCGAAATGCAGCGCCGCCTACGGCGAGAGCGCTTCGTAGTAGGAAACCGCCTCCACGAAATCACGGCCTACCTCGGGCAGGTAGGCCAGCTCCCGGCTCATTTCCTCAGCGCGGCGACCTGGGCACGGAATTGCTCGCGGGAAAGCGCGATGCCCGGATTCGCCTCATAGCCGGCCCAGCGTCGGTCCAATTCGACGCGGTGCGCCAGCGGCGTCGGCAGCGTATCGGAGTGCCGCAGCGACCCTAGGATTTCGTCGGCGAGGGCCACTCGCTCTTCGTCTGAAAGTTGGTCGAAGTTAGGAATCTCGGTCGCGCGCATATTCGGAAGCATAGCCGGTTGCGGCCGGCAGGCAAGTCCCATGCCTGTCGGCTACCGTGCCTTAGACCGACTTCGCCAACTGGAGGGTTTTGAGTCTGTA of the Opitutaceae bacterium genome contains:
- a CDS encoding addiction module protein — encoded protein: MRATEIPNFDQLSDEERVALADEILGSLRHSDTLPTPLAHRVELDRRWAGYEANPGIALSREQFRAQVAALRK